Proteins from a single region of Pseudarthrobacter sp. NIBRBAC000502772:
- a CDS encoding DUF4191 domain-containing protein, which produces MANSPDSSNSTPAASDAPKRGLFSRKPKEAKVKKPSRLKQIGEVFNMTRRHDPMVPWLMLLVFLGVVAVSFLVGFWLENWITGLLIGIPLGLLGATLILSRRAERAAFAQIENQPGASGAALGTLKRGWITEDQPVAVNPRTQDAVFRAVGRPGVVLVSEGPTIRVKPMLDAERKRLARILPNVTVHMIESGRGEGQVPISQVAKKMGKLKNELTKLEVNAVSKRISSLGNRLPIPKGIDPYKARPNRGR; this is translated from the coding sequence ATGGCGAACTCCCCTGATTCCAGTAACAGCACTCCGGCGGCCTCTGACGCCCCGAAGCGTGGCCTCTTCTCGCGCAAGCCAAAAGAAGCGAAGGTCAAGAAGCCCAGCCGGCTCAAGCAGATCGGCGAAGTCTTCAACATGACCCGCCGCCATGATCCCATGGTCCCGTGGCTGATGCTGCTGGTGTTCCTGGGTGTTGTGGCTGTCAGCTTCCTGGTGGGATTTTGGCTGGAAAACTGGATCACCGGCCTGCTCATCGGTATTCCGTTGGGCCTCCTCGGCGCCACCCTGATCCTCTCGCGTCGTGCCGAACGCGCCGCGTTCGCCCAGATTGAGAACCAGCCCGGAGCTTCGGGCGCGGCACTGGGCACGCTTAAGCGTGGCTGGATCACCGAGGACCAGCCGGTCGCCGTTAACCCGCGCACGCAGGACGCCGTGTTCCGCGCCGTCGGCCGTCCCGGCGTCGTCCTAGTCAGCGAAGGCCCCACCATCCGCGTCAAGCCAATGCTCGACGCCGAGCGTAAGCGCCTTGCGCGCATCCTCCCGAACGTCACGGTCCACATGATCGAAAGCGGCCGCGGCGAGGGCCAGGTTCCCATCAGCCAGGTAGCCAAGAAAATGGGCAAGCTGAAGAATGAACTGACCAAGCTTGAGGTGAATGCGGTATCCAAGCGCATTTCCTCGCTGGGCAACCGCCTCCCGATTCCCAAGGGAATCGACCCCTACAAAGCGCGCCCCAACCGCGGACGCTAA
- the lipA gene encoding lipoyl synthase: MTLAPEGRKLLRVEQRNSAVPVERKPEWIKAKVQMGPEYVQLKNLVKKEGLHTVCEEAGCPNIFECWEDKEATFLIGGSECTRRCDFCQIDTGKPSPVDMFEPTKVARSVLAMQLRYATVTGVARDDLADEGVWLYAETVRKIHELNPGTGVELLIPDFSGKPEHIAAICDSKPEVFAHNVETVPRIFKRIRPAFRYDRSLDVITQGRKLGMVTKSNLILGMGETREEISEALRDLHEAGCDLITITQYLRPSERHLPVDRWVKPQEFVDLQDEANEIGFLGVMSGPLVRSSYRAGRLWATAMRKKGWEIPAELAHIESSGSTRQEASSLLAARA, translated from the coding sequence GTGACACTGGCACCAGAAGGCCGGAAGCTGCTGCGCGTTGAGCAGCGCAACTCTGCAGTACCCGTGGAGCGGAAGCCGGAATGGATCAAGGCGAAGGTCCAGATGGGTCCGGAGTATGTCCAGCTCAAGAACCTGGTCAAGAAGGAAGGCCTGCACACGGTGTGTGAGGAGGCCGGCTGCCCGAACATTTTCGAGTGCTGGGAAGACAAGGAAGCCACGTTCCTGATCGGCGGGTCCGAATGCACCCGGCGCTGTGATTTCTGCCAGATCGACACGGGCAAGCCCTCCCCGGTGGACATGTTCGAGCCCACGAAGGTGGCCCGCTCGGTCCTGGCCATGCAGCTGCGCTACGCCACCGTGACCGGGGTGGCCCGTGATGACCTGGCCGATGAGGGTGTCTGGCTGTACGCCGAGACGGTCCGGAAGATCCACGAGCTGAACCCGGGAACCGGCGTCGAACTGCTGATCCCTGACTTCTCCGGCAAGCCCGAACACATCGCGGCGATCTGCGATTCCAAGCCCGAGGTCTTCGCGCACAACGTCGAGACCGTGCCCCGGATCTTCAAGCGCATCCGTCCCGCGTTCCGGTACGACCGGTCCCTGGATGTCATCACCCAGGGCCGCAAGCTCGGGATGGTGACCAAGTCCAACCTGATCCTGGGCATGGGCGAGACCCGCGAGGAGATCTCCGAAGCCCTGCGGGACCTGCACGAGGCAGGGTGTGACCTGATCACCATCACCCAGTACCTGCGCCCAAGTGAACGGCACCTGCCGGTGGACCGCTGGGTCAAGCCGCAGGAGTTCGTGGACCTCCAGGACGAGGCCAACGAAATCGGCTTCCTCGGCGTCATGTCCGGCCCGCTGGTCCGTTCCTCCTACCGGGCCGGCCGGCTCTGGGCCACCGCGATGCGCAAGAAGGGCTGGGAAATCCCCGCCGAACTCGCCCACATCGAGTCCTCCGGCAGCACCCGCCAGGAAGCCAGCTCACTGCTCGCAGCCCGCGCCTAA
- the lipB gene encoding lipoyl(octanoyl) transferase LipB, whose product MTLEFSQVGLAPDFVDYTRGWDLQRGIHSKVVTAEAPSTVLILEHAAVYTAGKLTEEHERPLDGTPVVAVDRGGKLTWHGPGQLIAYPILKLKNRSGIRDYVERLEAVMIAVMADYGINAERIKGRAGVWITADSKGPDRKIAAIGIRVLDGVTMHGVAINCNNDLAPYAQIIACGITDASVTTMSIETGRNIAPGDIADRFVEEFRKHEEALVSSPEGALL is encoded by the coding sequence ATGACTCTTGAGTTTTCACAGGTGGGTCTCGCCCCGGACTTCGTTGACTACACGCGCGGCTGGGATCTGCAGCGCGGGATCCACAGCAAGGTCGTCACAGCCGAAGCGCCCAGCACTGTCCTCATCCTTGAACATGCCGCGGTCTATACAGCGGGCAAGCTCACGGAAGAGCACGAACGCCCGTTGGACGGTACGCCCGTCGTTGCGGTGGACCGCGGCGGAAAGCTGACCTGGCACGGCCCCGGCCAGCTGATCGCGTATCCGATCCTCAAGCTGAAGAACCGGTCCGGCATCCGAGACTACGTTGAGCGGCTCGAAGCCGTCATGATCGCGGTCATGGCTGACTATGGCATCAACGCAGAGCGCATCAAGGGACGCGCCGGCGTGTGGATCACGGCTGACAGCAAGGGCCCGGACCGGAAAATTGCAGCAATCGGCATCCGCGTCCTGGACGGGGTCACAATGCACGGCGTCGCCATTAACTGCAACAATGATCTGGCGCCTTATGCCCAGATCATCGCCTGTGGCATCACCGACGCCAGCGTCACCACAATGTCCATCGAAACCGGCAGGAACATCGCCCCGGGCGATATCGCGGACCGGTTCGTGGAAGAATTTCGCAAGCACGAAGAAGCACTCGTTTCAAGCCCTGAGGGAGCACTCCTGTGA
- a CDS encoding serine/threonine-protein kinase, with translation MDDFTAPVVPGFLVGRVLGRGGSSTVWLVTEARSGREFALKCLGTGHSGSTGPGEGRETGADAEEAIRREIRILSVLDHQHLIKAHDALRLREPAGSAVTAGGTLGLLLDYAPGGSLGELVGSRAKLTIGETVTVLTPIAQVLGYLHGQGFTHGDVSPGNVLFTGHGKPMLSDVGIARMVGDVSAVPDHGTPGFMDPAPVDAVRAGLQPERDVYSVAALGWYCLTGQPPRRTADRPPLSLLLPDVPAELAAALEAGLHEDRRLRPTAVELATAVYRSAPPLPVDLASSVHATVIPQLLTRRPVPEHPGGALRNGLRAWRRRISTSRWSGLMGVRQVLPFPAGEKAEMPGESKAGAPAAGSLAAPVQVGDGNMLAPRGRHAVEPVSKDHESNAGARRRTVASSKSVPPGPSRRRVRSGTAGHNRGTVLLAVGAGAILAGAIWSAGVFGPDGPWGAPAWPEAVAESADAGGVDPVFAATGVPAAAAAQLASADPLQAVQGLAAVRSVAFSSGRLELLDLVNAPGSAAAAADAGLRAGLQESGHVLAGFTSSVSNLQVQPGSPPGQVVVAVTSATSPYEEKDASGAVVAAGTPVAARNLRLVLVSVDGRWRITDVLPGS, from the coding sequence ATGGATGATTTCACTGCCCCGGTGGTTCCCGGCTTCCTGGTGGGCCGCGTGTTGGGCCGCGGCGGAAGTTCAACCGTGTGGCTGGTTACGGAAGCAAGGTCCGGCCGCGAGTTTGCGCTGAAATGCCTCGGTACAGGGCACAGCGGCTCGACAGGTCCCGGCGAAGGCAGGGAAACCGGGGCCGACGCCGAGGAGGCCATCCGCCGTGAAATCCGCATTCTTTCTGTCCTTGACCACCAGCACCTCATCAAAGCCCACGACGCCCTCCGTCTTCGCGAGCCGGCCGGATCAGCAGTGACGGCCGGAGGGACACTAGGGCTGCTGCTGGATTACGCGCCCGGCGGTTCCCTCGGAGAGCTGGTCGGAAGCAGGGCCAAGCTCACCATCGGGGAGACGGTCACCGTGCTCACCCCTATTGCCCAGGTACTTGGCTACCTGCACGGCCAGGGGTTCACCCACGGTGACGTATCGCCCGGGAACGTCCTCTTTACAGGCCATGGCAAGCCAATGCTGTCCGACGTCGGCATCGCCAGAATGGTGGGTGATGTTTCGGCAGTGCCGGACCATGGCACCCCGGGGTTCATGGATCCCGCACCGGTGGACGCCGTGAGGGCGGGGCTGCAGCCGGAACGCGACGTTTACTCGGTGGCGGCGCTGGGGTGGTACTGCCTTACGGGCCAGCCGCCACGCCGTACCGCCGACCGTCCGCCTCTTTCCCTTCTGCTCCCTGACGTTCCAGCCGAGCTGGCCGCGGCCCTGGAGGCTGGCCTTCATGAGGACCGGCGGCTCCGGCCCACGGCTGTTGAGCTGGCGACGGCGGTGTATCGCAGTGCCCCACCGTTGCCGGTGGACCTCGCCTCCTCCGTCCACGCCACGGTTATCCCGCAGCTCCTGACGCGGCGCCCCGTCCCGGAACATCCCGGCGGCGCGCTGCGGAATGGTCTCCGGGCCTGGCGGCGCCGGATCTCGACGTCGCGTTGGTCCGGGCTGATGGGGGTGCGGCAGGTCCTTCCGTTCCCGGCCGGGGAGAAAGCGGAGATGCCCGGAGAGAGTAAGGCCGGGGCACCAGCGGCAGGAAGCCTCGCCGCACCGGTCCAGGTGGGCGACGGTAACATGCTGGCGCCGCGCGGCAGACATGCCGTGGAACCTGTCTCGAAGGACCACGAATCCAACGCCGGTGCGAGGCGTCGGACGGTGGCGTCGTCGAAATCGGTGCCCCCGGGCCCGTCCCGGCGCCGTGTGCGCTCAGGGACGGCCGGGCACAATCGGGGCACAGTGCTGTTGGCGGTGGGAGCGGGTGCGATCCTGGCAGGCGCTATCTGGTCCGCCGGCGTCTTTGGGCCGGATGGTCCGTGGGGGGCGCCAGCTTGGCCAGAGGCGGTGGCGGAGAGTGCGGATGCCGGAGGGGTGGACCCAGTGTTCGCCGCCACTGGAGTCCCGGCAGCCGCCGCGGCGCAGCTGGCCTCGGCGGACCCGCTTCAAGCAGTCCAAGGACTGGCCGCGGTGAGGTCCGTAGCCTTCAGCTCCGGCCGGCTGGAGCTGCTGGATCTGGTGAATGCCCCGGGATCTGCTGCCGCTGCCGCGGATGCAGGTCTCAGGGCCGGGCTCCAGGAGTCCGGCCACGTCCTGGCCGGATTCACCAGTTCCGTATCGAACCTGCAGGTCCAGCCTGGAAGTCCACCCGGCCAGGTGGTTGTTGCTGTCACGTCAGCCACGTCGCCGTATGAGGAGAAAGACGCGTCCGGGGCAGTCGTGGCGGCGGGCACACCGGTGGCTGCCCGGAACCTCCGGCTGGTGCTGGTCTCCGTTGACGGCCGGTGGCGGATTACGGACGTCCTGCCTGGGTCCTGA
- a CDS encoding dihydrofolate reductase family protein translates to MRRVTYSMGVSLDGYIVGPDGGFDWTAPDEEVFRFWIDEIREVGVHLLGRRLYETMLYWETADQNPSLDDAELEWSALWKPLPKVVFSTTLPAVQGNARLASGGLAEEIERLRAQPGEGDIAIGGATLAAGAAALGLIDEYRAMVYPVLVGGGIPFFPRHERRVDLELAETRTFSSGVVYLRYRLAR, encoded by the coding sequence ATGCGCAGAGTGACCTATTCGATGGGCGTTTCACTTGACGGCTACATCGTCGGGCCGGACGGCGGCTTCGACTGGACGGCGCCCGACGAGGAGGTCTTTCGCTTCTGGATCGACGAGATTCGAGAGGTCGGCGTCCACCTATTGGGACGACGGCTGTACGAGACGATGCTGTACTGGGAGACCGCCGACCAAAATCCATCGCTCGACGACGCAGAGCTCGAGTGGTCCGCGCTCTGGAAGCCGCTCCCAAAGGTGGTGTTCTCCACCACGCTGCCCGCTGTGCAGGGCAATGCCCGCCTGGCCTCCGGCGGCCTGGCGGAGGAGATCGAGCGGTTGCGAGCCCAGCCGGGCGAGGGCGACATCGCGATCGGCGGCGCGACTCTCGCCGCCGGGGCGGCCGCGTTGGGCCTGATCGACGAGTACCGGGCCATGGTCTACCCGGTGCTGGTGGGCGGTGGCATTCCGTTCTTTCCTCGGCACGAACGCCGGGTGGATCTCGAACTCGCCGAGACCCGCACCTTCAGCTCGGGAGTCGTCTACCTCCGCTACCGCCTGGCGCGCTAG
- a CDS encoding GNAT family N-acetyltransferase: MTTIFTHKPTIEGKRVKLRPVQAQDVPILHRMLQDAEAAILTGTVHSSSQTTLPWTVDDLRVTYERWSSADDRLVLAVIDQATNAMVGEVVLNDWNELNRSCGFRTFLGAEGRGRGLGSEATELIVRHGIHELGLHRIGLEVYAFNPRARHVYEKVGFRYEGTGRDALWFDEQWIDVHYMSILETDVPLSQ, encoded by the coding sequence ATGACCACGATCTTCACGCATAAGCCGACAATCGAGGGCAAACGCGTCAAACTGCGACCAGTTCAGGCTCAGGACGTACCTATATTGCATCGGATGCTTCAGGACGCCGAAGCCGCAATTCTGACCGGAACAGTGCACTCCAGCAGCCAGACAACGCTGCCTTGGACTGTTGATGACCTCCGCGTGACGTACGAACGCTGGAGCTCCGCTGATGACCGTCTCGTCCTCGCCGTGATCGATCAGGCGACGAACGCGATGGTTGGCGAAGTCGTCCTCAACGACTGGAACGAGTTGAATCGCTCCTGCGGCTTCCGCACTTTCCTTGGCGCCGAAGGCCGCGGCCGGGGGCTTGGAAGTGAGGCGACCGAGCTGATTGTCCGGCACGGCATACACGAGCTTGGTCTTCACCGAATAGGTCTCGAAGTTTACGCCTTCAACCCGCGCGCCCGGCATGTCTACGAGAAAGTAGGATTCCGCTACGAAGGAACGGGCCGGGACGCGCTGTGGTTCGACGAGCAATGGATTGACGTCCACTACATGTCGATCCTTGAAACCGACGTACCACTGAGTCAATAG
- a CDS encoding DUF1304 domain-containing protein, producing MNVLSQILAGSTGLALISVGILEIFFHGDQRLHRIFLIRPEDVRAVRMWAMNVGAYNITFGLGIAVGLWLVNFSGNPASGSAIVIFCCSCHVFLGFWLWVTEKRLLVSAIGQALFPALAIVFYVLFH from the coding sequence ATGAATGTGCTGAGCCAGATACTCGCCGGATCCACCGGCCTGGCGCTGATAAGCGTTGGCATCCTGGAGATCTTCTTCCATGGCGATCAACGGCTCCACCGGATCTTCCTGATTAGGCCGGAAGACGTGCGCGCAGTGCGGATGTGGGCGATGAATGTTGGCGCCTACAACATCACCTTCGGCTTGGGCATCGCAGTGGGCCTGTGGCTGGTGAACTTCTCAGGCAATCCCGCCAGCGGGTCGGCCATAGTTATCTTCTGCTGCTCGTGCCACGTCTTCCTTGGTTTCTGGCTGTGGGTCACAGAGAAGCGCCTTTTGGTCAGCGCCATCGGCCAGGCGCTCTTCCCGGCGCTGGCAATCGTCTTCTACGTTCTCTTTCACTAG
- a CDS encoding TIGR01777 family oxidoreductase has product MHIVIAGASGLIGTHLSATLREAGHDVTTLVRREPTSAAEIRWDPAARRLDPAALAGADAVVNLSGAGIGDRPWTRRRVDELMTSRLAATGTLTAAMATLDDPPRTFISQSASGYYGDSGSAQLRENASPGTGVLSRICVEWEAAAHRAPAGVRVVTPRTGVVLSPTGGALGRLLPLLRLGVGGPLGHGRQYWPWITLPDVAAAFMFLADSGLHGPVNVCAPESADVNALVGALASALHRPAFFRVPSPALRLVLGQLADELILPSQRMEPAALEAAGFQWQHPSLAQAAAWVAGKH; this is encoded by the coding sequence ATGCACATCGTCATTGCCGGGGCCTCAGGGCTGATCGGGACCCATTTGTCCGCAACGCTGCGAGAGGCCGGCCATGACGTGACCACGCTCGTCCGACGCGAGCCCACGTCCGCGGCCGAAATCCGCTGGGACCCCGCAGCGCGCCGCCTGGATCCGGCGGCGCTGGCCGGCGCGGACGCAGTGGTCAACCTCTCCGGTGCCGGGATAGGGGACAGACCCTGGACCAGACGCCGGGTCGACGAGCTGATGACTTCGCGTTTGGCAGCCACCGGCACCCTGACCGCGGCCATGGCCACGCTTGACGACCCGCCGCGTACGTTTATCAGCCAGTCGGCGTCCGGGTACTACGGCGATTCCGGGTCCGCCCAGCTCCGGGAGAACGCGTCGCCGGGCACGGGTGTTCTGTCACGTATCTGCGTCGAGTGGGAGGCCGCCGCCCATCGGGCGCCGGCCGGCGTCCGCGTGGTCACACCACGCACCGGTGTTGTTCTCAGCCCCACAGGCGGCGCGCTGGGCCGGCTGCTGCCGCTGCTTCGCCTCGGGGTGGGCGGTCCACTCGGCCACGGCCGGCAGTACTGGCCGTGGATCACTCTTCCGGACGTCGCCGCAGCATTTATGTTCCTCGCGGACTCCGGGCTCCACGGACCGGTCAACGTCTGCGCCCCCGAAAGCGCTGACGTCAACGCGTTGGTGGGCGCCTTGGCATCCGCGCTCCACCGGCCGGCATTTTTCCGGGTACCGTCACCGGCCCTGCGCCTGGTCCTGGGTCAGCTGGCCGATGAACTCATCCTTCCCAGCCAGCGGATGGAACCGGCGGCACTGGAAGCAGCCGGCTTCCAGTGGCAGCACCCGTCACTGGCCCAGGCCGCTGCCTGGGTGGCCGGCAAGCACTGA